The DNA window CGCGGGCGGCTCCTGGTACGTCGAGCGCCGCACCGCCGACCTGGCCGAGAAGGCGTGGGCGTGGTTCCAGGAGATCGAGGCCGCCGGAGGCGCCGACGCGGCAGGAGAGCTGATCGCGGCCCGCGTGGCCGCCACCCGCGAGCGCCGCGCCGCCGACATCGCCCGCCGCCGCTTCCCGATCACCGGCGTCAGCGAGTACCCCGACCTGGCCGAACGCCCCGTCCCGCGCGACGGGAACGGCATCGCCACGCCGCGCTACGCCGAGGAGTTCGAGGCGCTGCGCGACCTCGCCGAGTCGCGGCCGGAGCGGCCCAAGGTGTTCCTCGCCACGATCGGGCCCGTCGCCGCCCACACCGCGCGGGCCGCGTTCGCCGCCAACCTGTTCCGGGCGGGCGGCTTCGCGACCGAGACCGCCGGGCCGGGCGCCGACCCCGGCCAGATCGCCACCGCCTTCGCCGTCAGCGGCGCCCGCGTCGCCTGCCTGTGCTCCAGCGACCCGCTGTACGCCGAGCACGCCGCCCCTGTGGCCGCCGCGCTCAGACGGGCCGGGGCCAGGCGGGTGTGGCTGGCGGGCCGGGGCAGGTACGACGGCGTGGACGGCACCGTGCACGCCGGCTGCGACGCCCTCCACGTGCTGCGCGCCACCTACGACGACGTGCTCGACGACGACCTGGGGGTGACCCGATGATCCCGGACTTCTCCGGCGTACCGCTCAACGGCCTGGCCAAGGAGCCGGGACGGCGCCCCGAGCCGGGCGGCGAGGTCTGGGAGACCCCGGAGGGCATCGCGGTCAAGCCCCTCTACACCGGGGGCGACCTCGACGGGCTCGACTTCCTGCGCACCTATCCGGGCATCGCCCCGTACGTGCGGGGGCCGTACCCCACGATGTACGTCAACCAGCCGTGGACGGTCCGGCAGTACGCGGGGTTCTCCACCGCCGAGGACTCCAACGCCTTCTACCGGCGTAATCTGGCGGCCGGGCAGAAGGGGTTGTCGGTCGCGTTCGACCTGGCCACGCACCGGGGGTATGACTCCGATCATCCGCGGGTGGCGGGCGATGTCGGCATGGCGGGGGTGGCGATCGACTCCATCTACGACATGCGCCAGCTCTTCGACGGCATCCCGTTGGATCGCATGTCGGTGTCGATGACGATGAACGGCGCGGTCCTGCCGATCCTGGCGTTGTACATCGTGGCGGCGGAGGAGCAGGGGGTGAAGCCGGAGCAGCTCATGGGGACGATCCAGAACGACATCCTCAAGGAGTTCATGGTCCGGAACACCTACATCTATCCGCCGGCTCCGTCGATGCGCATCATTTCCGACATTTTCGCCTACACCAGTCAAAGGATGCCGAAGTTCAATTCGATCAGCATCTCGGGTTATCACCTGCAGGAGGCCGGGGCGACGTGTGACCTGGAGCTGGCCTACACGCTGGCCGACGGGATGGAGTACCTGCGGGCGGGGGTCGGGGCGGGGCTGGAGGTGGACGCGTTCGCGCCGCGGTTGTCGTTCTTCTGGTGCATCGGGATGAACTTCTTCATGGAGGTGGCCAAGCTGCGGGCGGCCCGTCTGCTGTGGAGCCGCATCGTGCGGGACATGGGGGCGGGGAACCCGAAGTCGCTGGCGTTGCGTACGCACAGTCAGACTTCCGGCTGGTCGTTGACGGCGCAGGATGTGTACAACAACGTGGTGCGTACCTGTGTGGAGGCGATGGCCGCCACCCAGGGGCACGCAGTCGTTGCACACCAACGCCCTGGACGAGGCTCTGGCGCTGCCGAGCGACTTCTCCGCCCGCATCGCCCGCAACACGCAGTTGCTGCTGCAGCACGAGTCGGGCACCACGCGGGTGATCGACCCGTGGGGCGGTTCCTATTACGTGGAGACGTTGACCGCGCGGCTGGCCGAGCGGGCGTGGCGGCACATCGAGGAGGTCGAGGCGGCCGGTGGCATGGCGAAGGCGATCGAGGCGGGGCTGCCCAAGCTGCGCATCGAGGAGGCCGCGGCGCGCGCCCAGGCCCGTATCGACTCCGGCACGCAGCCGGTGATCGGCGTCAACAAGTACAGGACCGGCGGCGACGAGACGATCGACGTGCTCAAGGTCGACAACAGCGCGGTCCGCGGCCGGCAACTGGAGAAGCTGGCCCGGCTGCGGGCCGAGCGGGACGACGAAGCGGTGCGGCGGGCCCTCGACGCGCTCACCGCCGCCGCCAGGGACCCGCGGCCGGGGCTGGAGCACAACCTGCTCGAACTGTCGGTGGACGCGGCCCGCGCCAAGGCCACCGTGGGGGAGATGTCCGAGGCTCTGGAGCGGGTGTTCGGGCGGCACGCCGAGCCGGTCCGTACCATCTCAGGGGTGTATCGCGACGAGTCGGGCCCCGCCGAGAACATCGAGCGCGCGCGCCGCGCCTGCGCCGACTTCGAGCGGGCCGAGGGCCGCCGCCCGCGCATCCTGGTCGCCAAGATGGGCCAGGACGGGCACGACCGCGGCCAGAAGGTGATCGCCACCGCCTTCGCCGACCTCGGCTTCGACGTGGACGTCGGCCCGCTGTTCCAGACGCCGGAGGAGGTCGCCAGGCAGGCCGTGGAGGCCGACGTGCACGTGGTCGGCGTGTCCTCGCTGGCCGCCGGGCACCTGACGCTGGTGCCCGCGCTGCGCGAGGCGCTGGCCGGGCTCGGCGCAGACGACATCATGATCGTGGTCGGCGGCGTCATCCCGCCCGGCGACCACGACGAGCTGCGCGCCGCGGGCGCGTCCGCGATCTTCCCGCCGGGCACGGTGATCGCCGATGCCGCGCTCGGCCTGCTGGACCAGCTCAACCGCCGGCGCACAGCGTGAGCGTGACCGACCGCTGGACGACGACCGGGGACGTGATGCGCAGCGTGACGCGGCGCGTGGTGTTCCCGGCCGGCGGGTCCGCCGTCAGGGCACGCGGTGAGGTCAGGTAGCGCTGTCCGTTCCCGGGGATGAGCGTGGAGGCGGTCGCGCCCGCGGGTGCGCCGTCGACCAGCCATGCGTAGCGGATGGTCAGCGGGCCGCCGGTGCGGGCCGCCAGGGCCCGTACGGTCACCTCACCGGGGGCCCAGCAGCCGTCGTTCCTCGTGCCGTGGGGGCGCAGGCGGGTCACCTGGAGGTCGGCGGCGCTCTGGCCGGTGGTGGTGCGGCTGCTCCCCGACGGGGAGGCGGAGGCCGCGGGCCCGGGGCGCGAGGGCTCGGCGGGGGTGAGCCAGACGATCGCGGCGGCCAGGACCGGAACGAGGACGCCCGAGAAGGTGGCGACGATCGCCATCCTGACGCGGCTCACCCGGCTCGTGGGAGCGGCGCGGGTCGCCGGCGACCAGGCGGTCGCTCCCACGAGCCGCCGGCGGGTCGCCGGCGGCCAGGACGTCCACGAACGCCGGCGGCTGCCCGCCCTCGGCCCGCTGGAACGCCGCCCAGTCGGCGGGGGGAGCGGCCGCACGCACCCGTGCGGGCTCCACGGGAGCCGCGAAGGGACGCACCAGGAGCGTGCCGGTGTCACTGGCCCGCGGCGCCCGGAACCGGCCGCGCGGAGCGGGCGGCTGGACGTGCGGGTCCGGGGGCTGGGCGCGCGGCGCGGGGAGCGGGAGGCTCGGGGGGCGGAGGTCGTGGGCGGTGGCCGGGGTGGCGTAGTCGTCGTCCGGGGCGGGGGCGGCGCCGATCAGGCGCAGGAGCACCTCGCGCATGGCCGGGCGGGCCGCGGGATCCTTGGCCAGGCAGGCGGTCACCACCTCCCGCAAGGGGGCGGGCAGCCCGTCCAGCCGCGGCTCGCCGCGCAGCACCCGCTCGGCGACCTCGGCCGGGGGGCCGTCGCCGAAGGGCGGGACGCCGGTGGCCGCGAACCCGATCACCGCGCCCCAGGCGAACACGTCGGCCGGTGCGCCGCACGGTCCCCCGGCGAGCTGTTCGGGCGCCAGGTACGCGGGCGTCCCGCCCGCCGTCCCGTACGCCCCCGCGATCCCGTAGTCGGCGACCCGCGCCCCGCCGGGCCCCAGCAGCACGTTGGCCGGTTTGAGCGCCAGGTGCGCGACGCCCGCCTGGTGCAGGGCGTCCAGCCCGGTCGCGACGGCGACCGCGAGCCGGGGCAGCTCCGCCGCCGGGGCGGGCGCGGCCTGCTCCAGG is part of the Nonomuraea coxensis DSM 45129 genome and encodes:
- a CDS encoding serine/threonine-protein kinase, which codes for MPHVEPLRAGDPAAAGPYRLVGRLGAGGRGAGYLGRAPDGRPVAVKLLPEGPADRARLVRDLTVARRMEPSCLARVLDAAAGERPHVVREYVSGPTLEQAAPAPAAELPRLAVAVATGLDALHQAGVAHLALKPANVLLGPGGARVADYGIAGAYGTAGGTPAYLAPEQLAGGPCGAPADVFAWGAVIGFAATGVPPFGDGPPAEVAERVLRGEPRLDGLPAPLREVVTACLAKDPAARPAMREVLLRLIGAAPAPDDDYATPATAHDLRPPSLPLPAPRAQPPDPHVQPPAPRGRFRAPRASDTGTLLVRPFAAPVEPARVRAAAPPADWAAFQRAEGGQPPAFVDVLAAGDPPAARGSDRLVAGDPRRSHEPGEPRQDGDRRHLLGRPRSGPGRRDRLAHPRRALAPRARGLRLPVGEQPHHHRPERRRPPGDPPAPPRHEERRLLGPR